TTCCTCAATCTCTCCTCTATCTCTCCCGTTGCACTTAattcttttattataattaacCCACTGTCTTACAGTTGCTACATGTTTAATGTCCTAGATAACTATACATTTCTACTGAACAAAATCTTATTCACACCGTATTCCCATATCCTAACAATAAAACTAAGAGACACTCAGCATTTACTGAATCGATTTATTTTCTGAGTCTCTACCAGTTCTAGGAGGTGGAAAATGCCTTGTCCTCTTCATCTGGGAGCTGGTGTCTGTGGAGGGGCCTATCACAGAGGTGGCCAGAATGGATGATAAGCAAGGCCCCGAGACCGCTACGGCAGAGCCCCGTCAAGTTAGCACCATGGGGGCAGATGACCAACACGGGGCCAGCCTGTGCAACGACTACACCTGAGAGGGACAGAGATTTACCAATGTGCCCTCGGGCACTCTCAAGGACCTTTAGCCCTCATGGAACAGACGGGATGCCGTATGGTAGATCTAGGGAAAGGAGCCTGAAGGAGCGAGCAAGCTGGCAGTGGCTCCCTAACATCTTAAGAGGTGATGTTTCTGTAACTACAATTTacacaaattagaaaatttacCTCCTCTATAGAAGCCCTGCTCAAGGCTCAGCCTCCCAAGTTCTAAAGTCAAAGTGGAGGGAAGATATGTGAATGGGGCTTATGATATTTAAGAGCCAGTGCCCGCATTAAACGACAAGGTTGTAGTTTAAAAGTTAATCTTAAAACTCTTGCCTCTCTCTCTCATCCCCTAACTTCCCACTGCCTTCTCCCtgttgatatgtgtgtgtgtgtgtgtgtgtgtatacacacacacacacacacacatatgcaataTTACTGTCTGTCCAGCTCAACAGTGTATATTTCTCAAGCTATATTTAGAAAGATGGCAAAATGAACACTTCACACTGTGGGCCAGTCACTTTCCAAAGACAAGAGACCTCAGTTTCAAAATATGACAAATATAATATTCTTGCTGATAGTGAGATGCCAGAAAAAGGCATATGGATCCTTAAAATTCAGAAGCTATTAAGATCTATTTTCAACAGAGTAAGGTAGACTTTAAAGCAGGAACAAGAAAACACTGGCCTTTTTAAGTTCTTTCTGTCTGCAGAATGACAGTAAGAGGTGGCAGTGCCCTTCCCCACTTGAACTCAAAGTGGAAAAATAGCAGGAATATCTTAAATACATATGATGAGGAAGCCACTCCACTGGTCCATTTTTTTCACTTCTAGGGCTCTGTCTCACTCCAAACCTTTGCCTTTTGTTGTCTCTTTTATATACTCTAAGACCCTGAGattctttatcttttcctttatgtccCACCTCTTAACCAATATATAAAAGAACGTTTTTATATTTcccattcaaatttttaaaaaataggtgaatAAGCTAGTTCAGTTCATATCTCTCACTAAAATCAGTTTCCAAACTAACTTTGTGGCCATAAGAAGAAGTAACACCTCACTCTATTAGCATCTGACCTCTGACATTTCCactttaataatattaaacaCAATAGGCCCAATggcaaaactattaaaaatattaaaaactcccAACCCCATTCAAAATGCATACTGAAGttcaggtaagaaaaaaaaaaaccctcaccattatctttattttctttcaaaaacccATTAACAccatatttgaatttaaaaatagtgtCATCATCAGGTACCTGATGCCCAATCGTATACATTTTTAAGTAAGGAACAGTTTCTGGTAAGCCCTgtaatgcaaaataatgaaaatgtgtattatttcatttgtcaggaaagaattaaaaatgaattagacGAGCCAGAATAAAACCAAGAGAGTATAATAAACTTGGCATGTCAGTAATTCTGCTAAAAGAGCCAGTTTTCCCCCTAAAGCTGCTTCAATCTGGAAGTATCACTTGCTTTTCATTAAAACTGCAGGATGGATAGTCAATAGGCATCTGCAAGCAAAGTTCATGTGAATGAATGTATATGTaactaaaaattacataaatagtTCTatctaatattttacattttagggGCCACAAAGCAGCTGTGATTTAAGTAGAACAGAGTCGGAGAAGAACTTGGATTTGAATTGTGAGACAAAGTGAATTTCAGACACTGTTCAGAGAAATGGTATTCTTGGCTTGGGAGAAAGTAGGTACTGATAAAAGACAGAAGAGCTTAACTGAAAATCCTGTTGTTCTGAACTTAAATGGAAAGTATCAATGTgaacttttgatgtattttatttttaaagcaaacataGAAACACATTTCCTAGCTCTGACCCAGCTCTGATAAAAAAGGACTCAGGAGCCAAACTGAGAAGCTCCAACTGGCCAAAGACGGGGCCTCAGTTAAGAATAGTAACTACAATGGAGTCCACAgtgatacaaataaataaacaaaataaaatctcattGGTCACCACTAGAGGATACTAGTGAATcaactcattattttgaaaactgttaaataaaaggaaagaatcatGACACTACATCTGGGCAACCAAATAGATAATGAGGGGCAACTTCTCTTGATAGAAATATACCcagctaataaatgaagaaaacaacaacagaatTCACCATTTCTCGAAGCCCCGAACAAATTTATGGATGTAGCTATCAATCATCCATGACTGCTAATATCAGAGAAAGACAATCACTAGGAGATATTAGTACTACTACCTCATCAGCAAAGGACTGTTACGAGGATCTACTAAATCAGTGTTTTTGCAAGTAGTTTTTACATGGCAAACTGCTACGCAAATACTAACAAACGTTAGGTGTCATTGTCTCCCAAGGCCATGCAACTGTCAGAAGGAAAATTCTTTCCCACTGATATGCTACATGGGCCAACAGATCATATGGGTTTCTTTATCAGTAGCAAAAGGTATTAGGAACAGAGAGCATGCAGCTGagagaactgtcttttcctcTGATGCTCACACATGCTCAGGCAACTGCTTAACGTAAGTGCTAGGGACATACAAGGTATTCCTTTCTATTAGACTACTACTATTCTTACTACAAGTTTacttcattttcaaaacataGAACACGAAAGCTTACAGCATTTCTTAAGCACATACAAAGCTTACTGCCAAATATGTAATTAAGGAAACCATTTGGTTACTTTTTTGAACTACTACCCATGAAAGAAGGCCTGGATTCACTTTAATGTAAGATGATAACTACTGAATGACTATGAactaatacagtatctgaaaggtTCTTTTCAATTAAGGGTTTCACTTACCTCTGGCTTATAATAGCGGTGAGTATATGTTAAATCAATAATCAGTCCAAGTTCTTCATTCTGTTCTTGGACTTTGTTAAAAAGATCCAAGGGAGAAAAGCATTCTTCTGGAGCAAGATTGTCTTCAAAACTCTGGCAGAGAGAATGAGGTAAGAAAGAGCAGATGGGTGCTTaatatcctttattttattaCCCATTTATTCAAGCCCCGTGATGCTAACAATGAGATGCAAAGGAAAATTTTCACTCTTCTGGAAGTTACAAACTATTGTATAATGCTTTCTTTCAGAAAgatgagaggaagaaaataagctcacttctataatttatttctgtgtttatttgtttCATGTTGGTCTCCCAGCCAGACAGTAAACTCCCGAAGGACCACATCAGTTTTGTCCCACACTGCATCTCCAGCTCCAAGGGGAGTGCCTATAAATATGCACTTACAAATACTTCTAGAGTATTTATATATGTGAAGGGTGGATTTTATTGCTAAacaattttttatgtatttggcTTACTTATGTACTCTTTTCCATACTGATATGTTTGGTTATTCAAGTGACAGCAACATACTTTTTTATCAATTAACAGACtagtttttagagcagtttcaggttcacagaaaaactgagtgGAAAGCACAGAGAACTCCCAATTATACCCTCTCTCCTTCACCCGACAAAGACTTACCATCAATATTCCAGAACAGTGTGGTCTGTTTGTTAGAATCAATGAACCAGCACTGATCTATCATTATCAACTGAAGTCCCTAGTTTATGTTATGAGTCACTCAACAtactgtacattctatgggttttgaccaATGTATAATGACAAGTATTTACCTTACAGTgacatacagaatagtttcactgccctaaaaagtACCTATGGTCCAGCAACACTTTAATATAGATTAATATCTGTTACGGCTAGATGCCCCCCTTCCACCAttattcttctctttcaaaaatttcCTGGCTACTTAAGTCtattcttcaatatgaattttagaatcagcctaTTTGAGATGATGATAAATTTACAATTAACGCAAGAAGATTTGACAGATTTATGGTGTTGAGTCTTCTTCATAATATTGTAAAAGTTTTGAAGAGTATATTACATAAAGGCATATACTCTCTCCAGTTTCTCGCAAAGTTGGAGCTGATGGATCAAATACCACCTTCAGCTATCTGAACAATGACTAATTTCAGATAACTAATTTATGTTAACCCtttaggaagccttccttgattaACCCTACTATGGTTTTCCCCTCCTTTGAATTCCCAGGTATTTCTCGCCATGGCAAATATTTGACATTTAACATATTCTCCTTTGTATTCCAGTGTGCTTGAGGAGAGACTGGCAAGTACTGAGGCTGCTTTTCTTAGGTGACTTCCATAAATCACACAGGAGACCAATGTTACATTTCCCTGCCACACAGAGATATTTCATCTTCCTAACTCTACTGTATGAACAGGTGGTACACTGGGAGTGGTTCTACAGCCCTGTTATCCCCTTTACCGTACCTTAATCCAAACATTGAATAAAACTACTTGAGTACACAGAGCCAGAAGCTTTTTATAATGAGTGTGCAAGAGACCTGGGGCCACGCGGAGGAAAGGAAACGGAAGAGTCTCCCTGTGCTTCTCTTGCTGGTGGACTTCCAGACAGGCACTGAGCAGGGACCCTCGTGGAATCTCAGGAATCCACTTTTAGAGGCCAGGGAATAGGCAATTGAGGCGTTGGGACGATCACACAGAAAGGAGGAATACAGGAGCAACCTCTCAGGAACTGCAAATACGGGTGGGgagtccattcattcaacaaaaattgttaagtatttattatatgtcaaaAAACACTATGCTTGGGGTTGGTGGATGTAAATAAGAACCACGTGTTTATCTTTATGAAGCGACTAAGATTTTAAGTACAGAGATGCAAAAGAACTGACATAGCAAGTAAAAAAGGAACCCTGACCTATGAGTCACAAATTACATCAATTCCCCATACATTAAAAGTTGAGTTCTTCCACAGACAAATCCACGCTATGCTGGGCAGTTTCATTAGAGACATGAACCTCTTCTCACCTTTTTTATGTCAGTCAAATGCTTTCCCCACCTATTCCTTTCTGAGTTCAATTTTCAGAGTTTCCATGCTGAAATCATGACCATACTGATCCACGTTATTTTTTGGGTTGTGACAGTGGTTAACAAAGGTGTCTCAGTGGCATTTAGTGCGTAGGGTCATAGACGCCAGGCATCTGGCAAAATTCAGAACAGTCCCACAAATGTGTCTTACCCCCTAATGACTTCTGAATGTTCTAGTCAACATTCATGTAGGTGAAAAAACTGTTCGTAAGTTAAGCCTTAGAATCAAACCTCACGAATAAACACGAAGGctttttttgcagttttaatGTATAATCCATTTTCCAGGACAGTCATCACCTTATCGACCAAGTGAAGGCTTTGCTTTATTTGGAAATCTGCTAAGCAAGAGCTGTTCATGATTATGGAAACTCCGGCCACTTAGGCAAAGTAACTCACCTACATCAGTCCTCATTTAGTTTTTGGATTTCACGGAACAAGTAACTATTTCTTTATGTCTAGCATAGTTATGGCCATTTACTATTGAAATGtaaatacatattaattattatgAATTCCTTTATCTTACTTATTCTTTATGTTATAGTTAGAGcattacattgtttttctttctttaaaattaagtatGGAAATAGGTTGTACttatatgaatttcatttcaggaTATGAAAGGGTATTACAAAGTATTTGCTACAAAAAAGGGAAAACGAGGTGTGACACAGTTGAGAACCAGTGTTCTACACGGTGAATTTGGATTTCTTAAAGACTACTGCTTACTTTTTTCAAAGGAACTTTGAAAGCAATGAAACGGGTCCCTGGCATCCGCTGTCCAACTGGGCTGTAGTCTTTCCACCtattaatacattttcttaataGCCAAATTTTAGGTCAGCCAGTCTCTCTGCATAAATGAAATCTCCTTGAAAATGAAAAACGGAACCCAAAAGTAGGTCCTCTCCTCTCTACTCTGCATTTCACTGTTCCACCTATTCAACCCCACCTAGTATCAACCTATATTCCCCTTCTTTCTGCTTCCCCATCTCGAAAACAGACAAGGCAACAGAACAGTGCAAAGGGCTCAACAAATAAGACACATCTAAAACCAGAGGCGGCCAGAACTTGTGCATCCCCAATAAAATCTAGCCCAATCTTGAACACTAAGGTGCCATTAATACACACATGCTGACTGAAACAGTTTAACTCTTTCactttacactttatttttagtCCTAATACAACCAATGCCATCAAATGCAACTGTAGTGAACTTcaagttcatattttaaaagaaaatttgatagACAAGGGGGCCGTGAACTTCACTTAATAAGGCTAGGGGTAACAGTAAAAGGTAGTATTTGAGCTGCCTTCAGTAGGATTTTATATAGAATTAACTAAGGTTAATTCAGCATATCTTAAGCATAGAAAGTTGGGGCAAAAGTGACACAAGATGGGTCTGAGGAAAGAGAGGGGATTCTAGACCACGCAGAGTCTTACGGGCCATTGGaaaagagtttgtttttattcttaaagcAATGCTTTTGTACGATATTTACGAGAACTTTCCAAGCTGTCTATTAAAAAGATGTCTTATGTGAAGAACGGAGTGAACGGAAACAagaatcaataaatatatacactaATTAGGACCTAAAAGCAATACATCAGGCAAGTTCTGTATTAGGATGCTGATGGAGGAGAGAGGGCAGATTGAAAAAGATCTTCAGGACATAAAACGAAGGGGACTTAATGAGCTATGAGATGGCGGAAAGCAAGGTCTCAAGGAATAGAGTTCACTGAAAGCAAAGCCTCAAAATTAATCATTTGAATATACAGAGGGCGAGTTCTCAAATGAGACCTGTTAGAAAGCAACAGCATGCCCTTTGTGATTCCTGGAAACAACACACATTTTTTCAGTGAAAAGTTTGGTTGTACTGGTGGGTTTTTCATTCAACCTTTGCTCTTAGTAATATTTTCTGTGCCAAATAGCGCAGCTTGAGGAATGCTGGGGCCTCCATTTTGGTAAGTAAGGGGTGTCCCCAACACTGACAGTCCCATCTTAAAGGGCAGTCCCTCTCTATTTCACCCGGGGAGCCATGGCCCGCGCCTCGCTTTTATAAGGCCCgcggagaaataaaaaaatcataccGTCCACGTCAGCTACTGTGAGCAGAGCAGCGAAAGCGTCACAGCCTCCCAGGAAGAGGCGCGCGGGCCACGCGCGGAAGCAGCGCTCAGGCAGCTACCGTGGCCCGGGAGCTGCGAGCGGGACGGGCCCGCACCGGGCCGAGGCGGCTCACCTTTCGGGGGCGTGGCTTCCACCCTTCCTTTCGCCGGAGGGCCGTCCGGAAAAGATGCCTCTCTGGCCCCAGCCGTAGCGGGCAGGATGCCATTGGTTCATCTGAGCCCCAAGACGCCGTCCACCAAGCACCAAGAGCCCCAAAGCCGCCAGTCCGGCTCCCTCTCGGCCAGAACAAGACTTCGGTCCGGAAGAGTTTAGGCAGCAGCACCCACACCACCTCGGCTCCTTCTACTGCGCATGCGGCACCGCCCGTGGTGATGTCGTCCCCGCGCCGGCCGACGGGATGCTGGAGGCCACAGCGCCCTCCTTAGCCGGCGGTGGGTAGCGCAGGTCGATGAGCTTTCATACCCACCAGAATTCAAGTAGTACAGGACATGGGATCAAAGTCAAGTCCCACTCCTCCGTTTCCTTGTGCGGTTCTTCGGACATTTTCCAAGGGCTTAGATTCACATTTGCTGTATATGTATTTAAGTATATAAGTACCTGTTTTTACAGACATGGGTATCCTCTATTTTACATAAAAGCACCATACTatatgaaagggtatctcgccgcgaccctccttaccccacaacgactcaggagacacagagagagggagcagcagctcgtgggtgaggaagcgtGTTTTTAAGGAGTAGCGATAAGGGTCCGTTCTGCGATGGTGactggatcttaaggggtgggcgaccATCCCGGtcggtggtgattggatcttaaggagTGGGGAGTCTTAgcgtgccagaatttgccttcactaTATGTATTTCCTAAAATCTATATTAGATGCTGATTTTCCTGGTCAATTTATGCAAACATCCTTTCTATTCTTTCTAAAGGCTGCAAAGTACTCCTGTGATTATAAGTACCACAATTTGCATAACCTGTCCAATATTGATTAACTTTcaattgttttcaattttctgtCCTCCTTAAAGACAGGCTGCAATGTGAGCATCGTTATACATGTGTTCGGGGAGCCTTGTGTGCTTTCCTCGGTTCTTCTCGCcacgacaaagaattgaagggcagagacacagtagtgaagcagagtaaaagttttatttaaaattacttagagaaaaaaaaatacaggcgacctcagagagagagaggagcaccgtgaaaggttgaaaagagagactttaaaattaaaaggttatgcacttagaaagtgcgggcgacctcagagagaggagtgcctaGTTAGGGGTTTTAGTTGCTTGCTGTCTGTTGCCTAACACATGTATACAACTGTATCTAAATTCCTAGTAGAATTGCTGGAATGAAGAATATGCAAACTTAAAATTTTGCAAGATACTGCTTAACTACTCTCCAAAAATATTGTATCAAAGTACATACCCACTCTTAGTGAAACTTCTTTTGGGTTCCTGTCATGTGCCAGGTATCATGCTAGAGGTGGATAAACATGTgtttacatttttagaaaataccaagaaataaCCAAGAGGTAAGAATGAAGCTTGAGTCTGAAATGTGCACACAGTATCAGGCATAGGTATCTGTACTTGttagaaaaattctgaattttgccACAGCGAGACAGCAAAGGCAGCATGTCCCACAGTACGTCTGAAGGCAGAGTACTAAATCCTAGATTAAACTGTAGAAAATTATAATAGTGAACTTTTTTACTAATTTCTGAAAGTACCTTTCATACACTGTTAGTATTCTTCACAACCATTTAGAGCTGGGAAAACAAGAGTCAGAAAAGCCAGggttactgaatgaatgaatgaatgaatgaatcggTAAAAAGATCACTAGCTTTAACATCGGTGGGACAGTCATATTCTGACCACGCTAAAATACACAAGcatttacaattttaattataataattaaaagtcaGTCAATATTAGTAAATtgctatttggaaaaagaaaagacataaatTATTAGCACAGCATAGTTTGCAAAGTTACAATTAGGCAATTCAAATTTGGTGCTAAGTATTCTTTcagaattcatgaaaaaatacctttttagaataaaatcataaaaaattagaattcatgaaaaaaatcaccAATAGGCATGTAGAGGCCAAAAAGTACAAATGGTACAAATATCTACAGACATGACAATATACAATCTGTGACATAAATctatcagaaactagaaaaactgTATTGATCCTGCACTTCCAGTTTGCTAAAAGATAAGTGGAAACAAACTCAGTTATAGCTGACACAAGAAAATCCAGACTGAGGCATAACAGGGTTTCCAGAAAGCATGTGAACTAACAAAGATTGGGTCTTTAGATGGGACTGCATTGAACATGAGGTATAAGAATGCCTTGATAGGTATGTAGTGGAATGGAAAATATAGGAATGAGGGATATCTGGAGCACTGAACCACCAAAAAATTGACACTAACAAAATCTACTGCTATCTGGTAGGGCCCCCAGGTACCAAACCCCAGGGGTTTAAGGGATTTCAGTCTTTAATCAAATCAAAAAGTGACAATGGAGAGAGTAAGGAAGAGCCTCAGGGGTGGATCAGCTTGTTATGTTATACCAAGACAGTCCCAGTTATCCCGAAGAGTACAAAATACAGGAGGTGGGTATGCGGGACAAGACAATATCTAACCATAAAAACAAGTCTTTAGGTCAGGGTAGGGCTTAATGCTAAGTTCCAGAGTGTTAGACCAAAGCTCTTTAGGTTCTGAAGAAACAGATTCAGATTACCCAGAAATAGGCTAGACAGCTTGCTCATGCCAAAATTGTCACTCTTCATTGCCTACGGCACCTCTTGGTATCAGACTTTGAGACCTGGTTCCAAATCAAATCTCGCAAATGGATATTATGCACATACCATCCTTTAAAAATACACCTGTTGatgacaaatagtgattttacagcatcttactatgttgatggacagtgactgtgaacagggatgtgggggggacttggtgaaggggggagtctagtaaacataatgtccttcatgtaattgtagattaatgataccaaaataaaaaaaattttttttaaatacacctGTTGAAAAGGATTAAAGGTGGTGGTgtcagaggtgagacagaggcttcctcctaaaaccgcatataatatgaaaatataattaacacaactaattctgaaagagcaacaggaaagaggactgcaccagactgtatactcctggaaaaaagagcagatctcacagaacagggtaatgtaacaaagctgtggcctggtgggacccaaccttcccctaccccagctcaccagcaggaagaagagaatcagaaggagtggggagggagtggaagcctgggactgatGAGTTCCTAACTCTGGCGATCTGccctggaagcacaaacctacatttcatggtgcttgcatgatactcttgtgattatggggttggaaaggtaggacaggcagaattcctggagagacagagattccagctacttgtggaaagcagggatccatatcccgATGCTCTTGGACAAAAGAAAGTTGGACAGTCTGAGAAAcatcctaacaaggaagcccttagcaagagggctgctaaaggggcaagggttgcacagagcttactgctcatgagaaaggacaggtagacaaaattatctgggtgcactcttcccagcaggttgggagctttcaagATCTTCAGATACTCCACCTCCCTGGCTGCCTACACACCTCAAAGGACCCCCCTccgtgatacgcagcctactgcgcctttttcctggccagccccagctggcttgcaaaccagcaaaccctaccctggcattaggccagccagagggaagatctgtctacagaaactgcaaatgcaaagcatagaggcttatacctgcatgctcagcccactggttcaggcagtggagataggcatagtGGCCAGGAAGCacgaaacagctctttcctccccccagtcaccaataccactcccctgcgacccctgacattgcttcagtggctgagcagctccagagagtagagcttctgggcactagaaggtgccatatacaaatatgaaacaccaaaggaacctggttcagagtaaaactATTAATAcgactcctgagaaagatttaaatgacatcaacctcatgaatcttcctgaaagggacttcaaaataaaaatcattaacatgctcatggaggtatggaaagatactcaagaactcaggaatgaatccTGGTCAgtgatccaatcgttgaagagcacaatggagggtattaaaagcagattggatacaatggaggagatgataaatgaaatagaaactagagaagaggaatacaaagaagttgaggcacagagagaaaaaaggatctctaaggatgaaagaatattgagagaactgtgtgatcaatccaaatggaacaatattcacattataggggtaccagaagaagaagaagagagaaaaatggatagaaagtgtctttgaggaggtaattgctgaaaacttccccactatggggaaggagatagtctctcaggccatggaggtacacagatctcccaacacaagggacagaAGGAAGAcaatatatagtaattaaaatggcaaagatcaaggatagggacagactattaaaagctgccggagaaagaaataagattacatacaaaggaaagcccatcaagctatcatcagacttctcaacagaaaccttacaggccagaagggagtggcatgatgtatttactacaaagaagcagaagggccttgaatcaagattactttatccggcaagattatcatttaaatttgaaagagggattaaacaatttccagataagcaaaagctgagataatttacctcccacaaaccatctctacagtctattttggaaggactgctatagatggaagtgttcctaaggtttaatagctgtcaccagaggtaataaaaccacagtaaagaaagtggaacagctaattaccaagcaaatgcagaattaaattaactacccccaaagtcactagtcaatcaagggatagacaaacactacagaatatgatacctaatatgtaaagaatggaggaggaagaaaaagg
This genomic interval from Manis javanica isolate MJ-LG chromosome 1, MJ_LKY, whole genome shotgun sequence contains the following:
- the LOC108404237 gene encoding RNA/RNP complex-1-interacting phosphatase-like yields the protein MNQWHPARYGWGQRGIFSGRPSGERKGGSHAPERWKDYSPVGQRMPGTRFIAFKVPLKKSFEDNLAPEECFSPLDLFNKVQEQNEELGLIIDLTYTHRYYKPEGLPETVPYLKMYTIGHQVPDDDTIFKFKYGVNGFLKENKDNDKLIGVHCTHGVNRPGYLICR